Proteins from a genomic interval of Nerophis lumbriciformis linkage group LG01, RoL_Nlum_v2.1, whole genome shotgun sequence:
- the ccdc187 gene encoding coiled-coil domain-containing protein 187 isoform X1 has translation MMAELQIDQSSLPRVQEVRQSFAVLEDGVLAHNLQEQEIEQYYTTNIQKNQLVQNDIRVAKQLQDEEKEQQAQQRALLRQTSRRLEEQDFEYARVIQEEIQQTSEAAWRREQDDEEMARRMQEEEEQRMRRTREQEEYSEGSSSGSAPPSPNQFTLDRQHQGEVQYSPTTTRWHDSNTLNHPDFSRPPDYYPGRIEPHKTITVRSDKGHTHSRQELRRELEERQMHENCEDYVYSENQPIKRHNTATLHRRSSLRLPRERDYRTLTSRITEEFDCWEKYYENGDKDKRGTRDLKRERSSRVKNGSWTISSNENGASRSVEVGRRCSRSESVGFYDATDKKKSDLTRTWTYRDNPDKHVHFAADTRSLNKCQDTNMDVWEMLGYVLQERGVPVRLGGNGAPLKIGPQSRDRTEISYGDSQPHQTAFQRTASARHSFHGDIRERKRLFYRENSEWDHRGTKDSHHNILLHDRQLYDINSRDSCLSNRERRGSSSFRALRSPDNEYERGSSSSNDGVKRTTGRPWHSTVEHFSTIDEMERGVEQPLRRPLCSRWSRSRRMAAVASLKPKKEQTSLDMGELRQVLQDEEVARKMQEEESKLFLRTSQSTPCRCHPQGDFRVAQVAQDEEIAHYMQKQEVKSHRRSRDLEGPASWREHRAMMSLHDRRSARERQVQRERLDSEGFPSPTEDCPPENQPPSPVSTLPQPQQQRNIAEELDPTFQTRRQGADILQIGQSGPISQSLPAPHAGLQDFPQEPNFIPPTKRPTDKQGRTKPKEKKENCKQQ, from the exons TGCGGCAGAGTTTTGCTGTGTTGGAAGATGGTGTGTTGGCACATAATCTGCAGGAGCAGGAAA TCGAGCAGTACTACACCACCAATATCCAGAAGAACCAGCTGGTGCAGAACGACATCCGTGTAGCCAAGCAGCTCCAGGATGAGGAGAAGGAGCAGCAGGCCCAGCAGAGAGCCCTGCTGAGACAAACTTCCAGACGACT AGAGGAACAGGACTTTGAGTATGCCCGTGTTATTCAGGAGGAGATCCAGCAGACATCTGAGGCAGCCTGGAGAAGGGAGCAGGATGATGAG GAAATGGCTAGAAGAATGCAAGAGGAAGAAGAGCAAAGGATGAGGAGAACCCGAGAGCAGGAGGAGTACTCTGAAG GCAGCTCCAGCGGTTCTGCACCGCCATCACCAAACCAGTTTACACTCGACCGTCAACATCAGGGAGAGGTGCAGTACTCACCTACCACCACTAGGTGGCATGACTCTAACACACTTAACCATCCAGACTTCAGTAGGCCTCCAGATTACTACCCAGGCAGGATAGAACCTCACAAAACCATAACTGTGCGGTCTGATAAAGGACATACACACTCCCGTCAAGAACTCAGAAGGGAATTAGAAGAGAGACAGATGCATGAAAATTGTGAGGACTATGTTTATTCGGAAAACCAACCAATTAAAAGACACAACACAGCAACCCTCCATCGCAGATCATCCTTACGTTTGCCTCGAGAGAGAGACTACAGGACTCTTACCAGCAGGATCACAGAGGAGTTTGATTGCTGGGAGAAGTATTATGAGAATGGTGATAAAGACAAGAGGGGGACCAGGGACTTGAAGCGGGAAAGGAGCTCCAGAGTGAAAAATGGGTCTTGGACAATCTCCAGTAATGAGAATGGAGCTTCAAGGTCAGTCGAGGTTGGACGACGGTGCAGTCGCAGTGAATCTGTCGGGTTTTATGACGCTACTGATAAAAAGAAGAGCGACTTAACTAGGACCTGGACCTACAGAGACAATCCTGACAAACATGTCCACTTTGCTGCCGACACCAGGAGCTTAAACAAGTGTCAGGACACAAACATGGATGTGTGGGAGATGCTTGGCTATGTCCTCCAGGAAAGAGGTGTCCCTGTGAGGCTCGGTGGCAATGGAGCACCCCTGAAAATAGGTCCTCAAAGCAGAGACAGGACTGAGATCTCCTATGGCGACTCCCAACCCCATCAGACGGCCTTCCAAAGAACTGCCTCCGCCAGACACAGTTTCCATGGAGACATTAGGGAAAGGAAGAGATTATTTTACAGGGAGAACAGTGAGTGGGATCACAGAGGAACTAAAGACAGCCATCATAACATTTTGCTGCATGACAGACAGCTTTATGATATAAATAGCAGAGACTCGTGTCTGTCCAACAGAGAGAGGCGGGGCAGTAGCAGTTTTAGAGCACTTAGAAGTCCTGACAATGAGTACGAGAGGGGAAGCAGTTCCAGCAATGATGGAGTCAAGAGAACAACTGGCAGgccttggcacagtacagtagaacatttcagtactattgatgAGATGGAAAGGGGAGTAGAGCAGCCTCTTCGCAGACCCCTCTGCAGCAGATGGTCCAGGTCAAGACGCATGGCAGCAG TGGCATCACTAAAACCCAAGAAAGAGCAGACAAGCTTGGACATGGGAGAACTCCGGCAGGTACTACAGGATGAAGAGGTGGCCCGCAAGATGCAAGAGGAAGAATCAAAGTTGTTTTTGAGG ACCTCACAGTCCACGCCATGTAGATGTCACCCACAGGGAGACTTCCGCGTCGCACAAGTGGCCCAGGACGAG GAAATCGCTCATTACATGCAAAAGCAAGAAGTAAAGTCACACCGCAGATCACGTGATCTCGAAGGACCGGCATCATGGCGCGAACACAGAGCTATGATGAGTCTGCACGATAGGAGAAGTGCAAGAGAGAGACAG GTGCAGAGAGAGAGGCTCGATTCTGAGGGGTTTCCTTCTCCCACAGAGGACTGTCCCCCAGAGAACCAGCCTCCCAGCCCCGTCTCCACACTACC ACAACCCCAGCAGCAAAGGAACATTGCGGAGGAGCTGGACCCGACCTTCCAGACCAGGAGGCAAGGCGCAGACATCCTCCAAATAGGACAAAGCG GCCCCATCAGTCAGTCACTTCCCGCGCCACATGCAGGCCTGCAGGACTTTCCCCAGGAGCCAAACTTCATCCCGCCAACCAAGCGCCCGACAGACAAACAAGGACGCACTAAAcccaaagaaaagaaagaaaattgTAAGCAACAATAA
- the ccdc187 gene encoding coiled-coil domain-containing protein 187 isoform X2, with protein MMAELQIDQSSLPRVQEVRQSFAVLEDGVLAHNLQEQEIEQYYTTNIQKNQLVQNDIRVAKQLQDEEKEQQAQQRALLRQTSRRLEEQDFEYARVIQEEIQQTSEAAWRREQDDEEMARRMQEEEEQRMRRTREQEEYSEVASLKPKKEQTSLDMGELRQVLQDEEVARKMQEEESKLFLRTSQSTPCRCHPQGDFRVAQVAQDEEIAHYMQKQEVKSHRRSRDLEGPASWREHRAMMSLHDRRSARERQVQRERLDSEGFPSPTEDCPPENQPPSPVSTLPQPQQQRNIAEELDPTFQTRRQGADILQIGQSGPISQSLPAPHAGLQDFPQEPNFIPPTKRPTDKQGRTKPKEKKENCKQQ; from the exons TGCGGCAGAGTTTTGCTGTGTTGGAAGATGGTGTGTTGGCACATAATCTGCAGGAGCAGGAAA TCGAGCAGTACTACACCACCAATATCCAGAAGAACCAGCTGGTGCAGAACGACATCCGTGTAGCCAAGCAGCTCCAGGATGAGGAGAAGGAGCAGCAGGCCCAGCAGAGAGCCCTGCTGAGACAAACTTCCAGACGACT AGAGGAACAGGACTTTGAGTATGCCCGTGTTATTCAGGAGGAGATCCAGCAGACATCTGAGGCAGCCTGGAGAAGGGAGCAGGATGATGAG GAAATGGCTAGAAGAATGCAAGAGGAAGAAGAGCAAAGGATGAGGAGAACCCGAGAGCAGGAGGAGTACTCTGAAG TGGCATCACTAAAACCCAAGAAAGAGCAGACAAGCTTGGACATGGGAGAACTCCGGCAGGTACTACAGGATGAAGAGGTGGCCCGCAAGATGCAAGAGGAAGAATCAAAGTTGTTTTTGAGG ACCTCACAGTCCACGCCATGTAGATGTCACCCACAGGGAGACTTCCGCGTCGCACAAGTGGCCCAGGACGAG GAAATCGCTCATTACATGCAAAAGCAAGAAGTAAAGTCACACCGCAGATCACGTGATCTCGAAGGACCGGCATCATGGCGCGAACACAGAGCTATGATGAGTCTGCACGATAGGAGAAGTGCAAGAGAGAGACAG GTGCAGAGAGAGAGGCTCGATTCTGAGGGGTTTCCTTCTCCCACAGAGGACTGTCCCCCAGAGAACCAGCCTCCCAGCCCCGTCTCCACACTACC ACAACCCCAGCAGCAAAGGAACATTGCGGAGGAGCTGGACCCGACCTTCCAGACCAGGAGGCAAGGCGCAGACATCCTCCAAATAGGACAAAGCG GCCCCATCAGTCAGTCACTTCCCGCGCCACATGCAGGCCTGCAGGACTTTCCCCAGGAGCCAAACTTCATCCCGCCAACCAAGCGCCCGACAGACAAACAAGGACGCACTAAAcccaaagaaaagaaagaaaattgTAAGCAACAATAA